CTGGTTCCGAATCCGAAGTAAGAGAGCAAGAGCATGGCTGCGGCACCGATTGCCAGCCAGCCGGCATACGAGCGAATGTTTCCCGATTGAATACGCCGCAGGATCGCGCCGAGACCACCGGCGATTCCAGCGGCGGTTCGTCCACCGCCCTGGACGACGACGCCTTCTACAGCGCCACCCAGCACAAAGCGGGAGCTAAGCAGCAGCGGCCGTACGATTAAAGCCTGATAGATCTCATCGACCCAGTATTTGTGGACGAGGAGGGATCTCAGGCCGCTGAAGCTCGCCGCCAGCTTGACAGGTAATTCGGGGCTGCGGCGATAAAAGGTGTCAGCAACGAACCAGCCCAGCGCGGCAATCAGTACGGCGAGTCCACTGAGGATGCGCTCCATATGGGGAGTCGTTTCGGCAACAACATGCTGCGTGATGACAAATGCACCTGCCGCCTGGCCCGATGCGCCGGTCAACGGCGGAGCGTTGTTGAGAGCAGGCGCGAGGAAGTGTGCAAACCAGTCGCTGCCGCGCAGGGCCTCGGGCCAGCCGATCCAGCCTCCGACAACCGAAAGAATGGCAAGAATCACCAGTGGCCCCAACATAACCCAGGAACTCTCATGCGGGGTGTGAGCGTGGCCATGGTCCGCCGCGTGTTCCGCACGGCTCTTGCCAAAGAAAGCCAGATACCAAAGGCGGAACATGTAGAACGAGGTGAGAAATGCGGTAAAGATGCCAATCGACCAGAGGAGGATTCCGCCGTTTGGCGAGCGGAATGTCTCAAACAGGATTGCATCCTTGCTGAAGAATCCGGCGAAGGGGAAGAACCCTGAGATGGCGAAAACGCCAGCGGTCATGGTCCAGAAGGTGACAGGGGTTGCCCTGCGCAGGCCGCCCATGTGGCGCAGATCCTGCTCGCCTCCGAGTGCGTGGATCACGGATCCAGCGGCAAGGAAGAGCAGACCCTTGAAGAATGCGTGCGTGACCAGGTGGAAGATCGCTGCCGAATAAGCCGCGACTCCGCAACCAAGGAACATGTAGCCTAACTGCGAAACAGTGGAGTAGGCCAGTACGCGCTTGATGTCTGTCTGGACAAGTCCGATGGTTGCGGCGAAGAGTGCGGTTGCCGCTCCGATGATGGCGATCAGCGTAAGTGCCAGCGGCGACCGGTCGAAGATCATGTGCGCGCGGACTATCATATAGACGCCCGCCGTGACCATGGTGGCGGCGTGAATGAGCGCAGAGACCGGAGTGGGACCTTCCATTGCGTCCGGCAGCCAGACGTAGAGAGGAATCTGGGCGGATTTACCGGTGGCACCGAGGATCAGGAATATCGAGATCGCAGTCAGGAACCCGCCATGCCATTCGGGATGGCTTGAAAGCTGTCCGAAGACGCTCGAAAAGCTAAGAGTCCCGAAGTGCGCGATGAGAAGGAACATCGCCAGCAGAAAGCCGAAGTCGCCAATACGGTTGACGATAAATGCTTTCTTCCCGGCGTCCGCTGCCGATTTCTTCGTGTAGTAGAAACCGATGAGGAGATAGGATGCGAGTCCGACTCCTTCCCAGCCAACGAACATCAGCAGGAAGTTCTCCGAGAGCACCAGCACCGACATGAAGAACATGAAGAGGTTGAGGTAGGCAAAGAATCGCCAGTAGCCCTCCTCCTCCATGTAGCCGACGGAGTACACGTGGATCAGGAATCCCACGCCGGTGACCACCGACAGCATGACCAGCGTCAACTGATCGAGCGAAAACGCAAAGTCGGCGCGGAAGGCAGAGGTCTGGATCCACGGCGTTGCGAGCTTCTCAACATACGGCAGGGTGAGTTCGCGGAAATGCAGCGCGATATTCCCCACCAACAGAAGAGGGACGAGGGTTGCCAGCAGTGCAATGGCAGAGACAGCCGCTCGGGGTAGTTTACGGCCGAGGAGGCCGTTAACTGCAAAGCCCGCGAGCGGGAACAGGGCGATGAGCCAGAGATGGAGCGTACCGTTCATAGTTTCATCAGATCGATCTGGTCCACGTTGAGGGTGTTCCGCGTACGGTAGATGGCGATAATGATGGCCAGGCCTACGGCAGCCTCAGCGGCTGCGACAACCATCACAAAGAAGACAAAGATCTGGCCGCGAATTGCGTGCCACTGGTACGCGAATGCGACAAAGGAAAGATTCACGGCGTTGAGCATGAGCTCAATCGACATAAAGACTGTAATGATGTTGCGCTTGATAAGGAACGCGCCGACGCCAATCGAGAAGAGAATCGCGCTCAGCACCAGGTAATAGGAGATGGGAACCATTCGCTAGTGCTCCTTTCGCGCCAGCGCCACGGCGCCGAGAATGGCAATGAGAATCAGGACCGATGTCACCTCAAAGGGTAACAACAAGTCGCGAAACAGCGATGCACTCAGGTCGTAGAGCGTCGAGGGATTGCCTGAGACAGCGTGGCCCAGCTTACTGCCCTCTGAGAGGAAGACATAAGTGAGCAGTCCGAGGAGAGCGGCGACGCCCGGAATACCGACGAGATAGGCCGCGCGGCTGCCCCGGGTTCTGACCTCTTCTCCCGCATTGAGGAGCATGATGACGAAGGTAAACAGCACCATGATCGCGCCCGAATAGACGATGACCTGCGCGGCAGCAAGGAATTCCGCTCCCAGCGTCAGATACAGGACCGCGAGCGATGTCATCACGACGATCAGCGAGAGCGCGCTGTTAATCGGGTGATGGGTCAGCAGCAGATTCAGTGCCGCCGCCACACACAGCCCGCCAAAGACTATGAAGAGAACTAGTTGCATGTTCCTGGGTCACTCAACATCATTCGTAAAACGCAAAAGAACTTTGGACCGGAAGGTGCATTGTAAAACAATGCACTAGCTAGTGCGCAGAGCCAGCCACAGGCTTGTCCCAATAATGTTTGCGATGGCCAGCGGCACGAGAAATTTCCAGCTGAAGGCCATAAGTTGGTCATAGCGGAAGCGCGGAAGTGTGCCGCGCACCCAGACATACAGACAGAGGAAGAAAAATACCTTGAGCACGAACCAGAAGAGCGGCAGGATCGATGCCAGAATGGGACCGCCAAAGCTGGGCAGCAGGTTTCCGAAGGGGCTGGTCCAGCCACCGAGGAAGAGCAGCGTTGCCACGCAGCCCACGTTGATCATGTTGCCATACTCGGCCATAAAGAACATGGCAAACTTCATCGAGCTGTATTCGGTGTGGTATCCGCCGACCAGCTCCGACTCCGCTTCCATCAGGTCGAACGGAGCACGGTTGGTTTCCGCATAGGCCGCCATCAGATAGATGAGGAAGGCGATGAACTGAAAGCCCCCGAAGGCGTTCCAGGAAAAGATGCCGTGGGCCGACTGGGTATTGACGATCTCACGCAGGCTAAGCGATCCGCTGCGGAGAACCACGCCGACGAGAGAGAGTCCGAGGGCAAGCTCATAGCTGACTGCCTGAGCGCTGGCGCGCAGAGAACCCAGCAGGGAATACTTGTCGTTCGAGGACCAGCCCGAGAGCGCAGTTCCGTAGATGCCGATCGAAGTAATTCCCAGTACCACGAGCAGACCAATGTTCAGATCGGTGATCTGAAAGAGATCGACGCCATGGAAACGTACCTCTGGCCCGAAGGGAACCACCGAGATTGTCAGCAGCGCACAACCCAGCGCAATGATTGGCGCGAGGATATAGAGCGGCTTGTAGGCTGCGGCAGGCAGGATGTCTTCCTTGAGGAAAGACTTGGCTCCGTCGCATAGCGGCTGGAGAAGGCCAAAAGGACCGACCCGGCTAGGTCCCCAGCGGTTCTGGATGCGGGCTACGAGTTTGCGTTCCAGCAGAACTGTGTAGGCGATTCCCATCAGCATGACGGTGATCACCACAACAATTTTCGCCAAGCTCAACAGCAGAAACGTCAGCATGCTTACGCGTTCCTATCTTTCAGCGGAGCTGTTGCCGCGGCTACAGCAGACCTGGTTTCCCTCGACTCCATTACCTCACCGAGGATATCGCAATAGCGGCCAAGAGTGCCGGATGTAAAGAGTGTATCCTGCGCGGGAAGAACGCCGTCAGGTCTAGAGTCCGCCGAGATGCCTTCGATCTGCACCAGCGGGGGAGTAGTGTGTCCGTCGTTGCCGGCGAGCAGTGCCAGGCGGTCGACCTGGTAGCCAGGAACCAGCCGCTGGATCTCGTCGAGAATCGCAAAGGGGTCAAAGGGGCTGAGCTTGGGTTCGAGATGATTTGCGGCAAGCCATACGGCATGGCGGTCCGCCTCGCCGGATTGCACTCCGCGAGACTGTCCCAGATCGGCGCGCATACCGGTTCCATAAGAGACCAGTTGCTTCGGATTGGCGCCCATGCGATCCGCCAGACGAACAATCAGCTCGAAATCGCTGCGCACGCCGGCCTTATCTGCGGCCTTCTTGACCAACTGAAGATCGCCGTATGTATTTGTAACCGTACCGGTCTTTTCGTAGAGGCTGGCAGCCGGCAGTACCACGTCGGCAAGCACGGCCGTTTCGGTGAGGAACATATCCTGCACCACGAGGAAGGTATTTTTGAGCGTCTCCGGCGAAATGTTGTAGCGGCTGACGGGGTTCGATCCAACCACATAGAGAGCGCCAAGATCGCCTCGGGCAGCGGCGTCGAACATAGCGATGAGGTCGAGTCCAGGTGCTACGGGAAGGCTGCCATATTCGTCAGAGAAGTGCGCCGGGGACGCCACCGGCTGATATCCGGGAAGCAGGTCCGGCATCAATCCCATATCCGCCGCGCCACGGGAGTTGCTGTAGTCGCCGAGGCAGGCAAACTTGGTGTTGGGCAGTTGGAGGCCGAACTGGATCAGCGCATCGACATCGCGGCCGCGATACTCCGAGCCAAAGATAATGATGAGGTTTTCTTCCTTGCGGATCGCCTCGCGGAAGGCGGCGGTTGCCTCGGTAGCGGAGAGGGGAGCGTCATTTCCTGCGAGGTAGCTGACTAGCTGGGCGTATCCATCCTGCGGAATCGTGAGCGAGGCCTTGGCCTGGCGCCGTAGCTTGATCTCTGCATGATTGGCGATATAAAGCCGTGCGCGATTGTGGCGGAAATTGGTACGCAGGCTCCACGCCAGACCCGGATGTTGCTGCGTTGGATCGTTGCCGAGGAGCAGAATCGCTGGGGCGGCGCCGATGTCACGAAGGCTTGCCGTGCGATCTGAGTGCCCGGACAATGCGCGCGCGAACGAGGCATAATCCGCCGTGCGATGGTGATCGATATTATTTGTGCCGAACACCTTGCGGGCAAACTTCTGCAGCAGGTAATTCTCTTCGTTGGTGGTCCGGTTCGACCCGATAACGCCCATAGCCGCGCCGCCGCGCGCGTCACGAATCTCAGCAAGCCGCCGGCCTGCATAATCCAGAGCCTCCTCCCAGGTTGCGGGAGCGAGCTTTCCGTCCGGCTGCCGAACGAGGGGTTTGGTCAGGCGATCGTTGTGGTTCGCAAACTCGAAGGCGTAACGGCCCTTGATGCAGAGGAAGTCGCCGTTGATGCCGCTCTTGTCGCGATTGTCGCCGCGAATGATCTCGACCCCATCATCGACGCTGCGCAGACCAAGGGTGGTCTTGCATCCGTCGCCGCAGTGGGTACAAATCGTGGCGACGTGGTTCATCTCCCAGGGCCGCGTCTTGTAGCGGTACGCTCCCGAGGTAAGCGCCCCGACGGGGCAGATGTCGATGCACATGCCGCACTCTTCGCACTCCAGATGATCTTCCTTATTGGGAGCGATGATGCTGGTAACGTTGCGATTCTGTACGCCGAGTGCCCACACGTCCATGCCCTCGCCGCAGACGCGCACGCAGCGATAGCAGAGGATACAGCGGGGGCGATCAAAGTAGACGACCGGCGACCACTGTTGCTCCTCGCGGTGCTGCTTGGTCTCCGTGTAGATAGACTCGGCCGCGCTGTACTTGAAGGTCATGTCCTGCAGCTCGCACTCGCCACCGGCATCGCATACCGGGCAATCCAGCGGGTGATTGCCGAGAACCAGTTGGACCATGGCCTTGCGCACCTGCTTAATCTCGTCGCTCTCGGTGGTTACCACCATGCCTTCGCTGACGGGAGTGGTACAGGCGGTCTGCAGTTTGGGAATCTTCTCAATGCGTACCAGGCACATGCGGCAGGCGGCCTGGAGCGAGAGTCCGGGATAGTAGCAGAACGCCGGAATCTCGATGCCTACCTTGCGGCAGGCCTCAATCAACAGCGTGCCCGCGGGAGCCGTAATCTGCTTGCCATCGACTGTAAGTTTTACGTCAGCCATCTTGAACTTGTCCTTACTTGCAGCGCCGGCGAACTAAACCAGGGCCGGTTCTGCTGTGTGAGCGTACGGGCAGGGCTTGCCGTCGAGGTGATCTTCGAATTCCTTGCGAAACTTCTTGATGAAGGCAATGGTCGGCATAGCAGCCGCATCGCCGAGCGGGCAAAAGGTGCGCCCCAGCATGTTTTCCGCAAGGTATTTCATGTTGTCGATGTCCTTGCTGACGCCGCCGCTGGAGTGAAAGCGGGTCAAGGTCTTCTTGAGCCAGTCGGTGCCTTCACGGCAGGGAATACACCAGCCGCAGCTTTCATGCTGGTAGAACTTGATGGTGCGCAGCGCAAACTCCACCATGCAGACCGTATCGTCGAGGACAACCACACCGCCGGAACCGAGCATGCTTCCGGCCTTCAAGACCTGGTCAAAGTCCATGCCGATATCGATCTCGTTTGGCAGGAGTACGGGGGTCGATGATCCGCCCGGCACGACTGCTTTCAACTGCCGTCCGCCGCGGATTCCCCCGGCGACATCGTAGATCATCTTCTTGAGGTTGTAGCCCATCGGCAGCTCGTAGACACCGGGGCGCTCGACGTGGCCGCTGATGCAGAAGAGCCGGGTGCCACCATTGCGCTCCGATCCGAGCTTGGCGTATTCCGCACCGCCGATGCGCAGCACGTGCGGGACAGTAGCAACCGTCTCGGCATTATTGATGACTGTGGGACCACCGTAGAGGCCAACCACCGCAGGGAAGGGAGGACGGATTCGGGGGATTCCGCGCTTGCCTTCGAGCGACTCCATCAGGGCCGATTCTTCGCCCACTTCGTAAGCGCCTGCTCCGGTTTGGGAGACAATGTCGAAGTCAATGCCGCTGCCGAAGATATTCTTTCCGAGAAAGCCCTTGGCATAGGCTTCTTCGATGGCGCGCTCCATGATCTTGAGCAGGTAGCGATACTCGCCGCGCAGGTAGATGAACCCCATCTTGGCGTGGATGGCGAGACCTGCGATGATGACGCCCTCGATGATGGAGTGAGGATCGTGCTCAAAGATCAGCCGGTCCTTGCAGGTGCCTGGCTCGCTCTCATCGCCATTGACGAGAACATATTTGTCCTTCTCCGA
This sequence is a window from Acidisarcina sp.. Protein-coding genes within it:
- a CDS encoding molybdopterin-dependent oxidoreductase, translated to MADVKLTVDGKQITAPAGTLLIEACRKVGIEIPAFCYYPGLSLQAACRMCLVRIEKIPKLQTACTTPVSEGMVVTTESDEIKQVRKAMVQLVLGNHPLDCPVCDAGGECELQDMTFKYSAAESIYTETKQHREEQQWSPVVYFDRPRCILCYRCVRVCGEGMDVWALGVQNRNVTSIIAPNKEDHLECEECGMCIDICPVGALTSGAYRYKTRPWEMNHVATICTHCGDGCKTTLGLRSVDDGVEIIRGDNRDKSGINGDFLCIKGRYAFEFANHNDRLTKPLVRQPDGKLAPATWEEALDYAGRRLAEIRDARGGAAMGVIGSNRTTNEENYLLQKFARKVFGTNNIDHHRTADYASFARALSGHSDRTASLRDIGAAPAILLLGNDPTQQHPGLAWSLRTNFRHNRARLYIANHAEIKLRRQAKASLTIPQDGYAQLVSYLAGNDAPLSATEATAAFREAIRKEENLIIIFGSEYRGRDVDALIQFGLQLPNTKFACLGDYSNSRGAADMGLMPDLLPGYQPVASPAHFSDEYGSLPVAPGLDLIAMFDAAARGDLGALYVVGSNPVSRYNISPETLKNTFLVVQDMFLTETAVLADVVLPAASLYEKTGTVTNTYGDLQLVKKAADKAGVRSDFELIVRLADRMGANPKQLVSYGTGMRADLGQSRGVQSGEADRHAVWLAANHLEPKLSPFDPFAILDEIQRLVPGYQVDRLALLAGNDGHTTPPLVQIEGISADSRPDGVLPAQDTLFTSGTLGRYCDILGEVMESRETRSAVAAATAPLKDRNA
- a CDS encoding NADH-quinone oxidoreductase subunit J; amino-acid sequence: MQLVLFIVFGGLCVAAALNLLLTHHPINSALSLIVVMTSLAVLYLTLGAEFLAAAQVIVYSGAIMVLFTFVIMLLNAGEEVRTRGSRAAYLVGIPGVAALLGLLTYVFLSEGSKLGHAVSGNPSTLYDLSASLFRDLLLPFEVTSVLILIAILGAVALARKEH
- the nuoL gene encoding NADH-quinone oxidoreductase subunit L — translated: MNGTLHLWLIALFPLAGFAVNGLLGRKLPRAAVSAIALLATLVPLLLVGNIALHFRELTLPYVEKLATPWIQTSAFRADFAFSLDQLTLVMLSVVTGVGFLIHVYSVGYMEEEGYWRFFAYLNLFMFFMSVLVLSENFLLMFVGWEGVGLASYLLIGFYYTKKSAADAGKKAFIVNRIGDFGFLLAMFLLIAHFGTLSFSSVFGQLSSHPEWHGGFLTAISIFLILGATGKSAQIPLYVWLPDAMEGPTPVSALIHAATMVTAGVYMIVRAHMIFDRSPLALTLIAIIGAATALFAATIGLVQTDIKRVLAYSTVSQLGYMFLGCGVAAYSAAIFHLVTHAFFKGLLFLAAGSVIHALGGEQDLRHMGGLRRATPVTFWTMTAGVFAISGFFPFAGFFSKDAILFETFRSPNGGILLWSIGIFTAFLTSFYMFRLWYLAFFGKSRAEHAADHGHAHTPHESSWVMLGPLVILAILSVVGGWIGWPEALRGSDWFAHFLAPALNNAPPLTGASGQAAGAFVITQHVVAETTPHMERILSGLAVLIAALGWFVADTFYRRSPELPVKLAASFSGLRSLLVHKYWVDEIYQALIVRPLLLSSRFVLGGAVEGVVVQGGGRTAAGIAGGLGAILRRIQSGNIRSYAGWLAIGAAAMLLLSYFGFGTSAVASWGTHFKIW
- the nuoH gene encoding NADH-quinone oxidoreductase subunit NuoH; its protein translation is MLTFLLLSLAKIVVVITVMLMGIAYTVLLERKLVARIQNRWGPSRVGPFGLLQPLCDGAKSFLKEDILPAAAYKPLYILAPIIALGCALLTISVVPFGPEVRFHGVDLFQITDLNIGLLVVLGITSIGIYGTALSGWSSNDKYSLLGSLRASAQAVSYELALGLSLVGVVLRSGSLSLREIVNTQSAHGIFSWNAFGGFQFIAFLIYLMAAYAETNRAPFDLMEAESELVGGYHTEYSSMKFAMFFMAEYGNMINVGCVATLLFLGGWTSPFGNLLPSFGGPILASILPLFWFVLKVFFFLCLYVWVRGTLPRFRYDQLMAFSWKFLVPLAIANIIGTSLWLALRTS
- the nuoK gene encoding NADH-quinone oxidoreductase subunit NuoK: MVPISYYLVLSAILFSIGVGAFLIKRNIITVFMSIELMLNAVNLSFVAFAYQWHAIRGQIFVFFVMVVAAAEAAVGLAIIIAIYRTRNTLNVDQIDLMKL
- the nuoF gene encoding NADH-quinone oxidoreductase subunit NuoF, whose translation is MANLVSHPDVVPLLSMRFGKGATAIDKYLELEGYQSARKALEKGSDWIIAEMKASGLRGRGGAGFPTGMKWSFVPKQSEKDKYVLVNGDESEPGTCKDRLIFEHDPHSIIEGVIIAGLAIHAKMGFIYLRGEYRYLLKIMERAIEEAYAKGFLGKNIFGSGIDFDIVSQTGAGAYEVGEESALMESLEGKRGIPRIRPPFPAVVGLYGGPTVINNAETVATVPHVLRIGGAEYAKLGSERNGGTRLFCISGHVERPGVYELPMGYNLKKMIYDVAGGIRGGRQLKAVVPGGSSTPVLLPNEIDIGMDFDQVLKAGSMLGSGGVVVLDDTVCMVEFALRTIKFYQHESCGWCIPCREGTDWLKKTLTRFHSSGGVSKDIDNMKYLAENMLGRTFCPLGDAAAMPTIAFIKKFRKEFEDHLDGKPCPYAHTAEPALV